The Hymenobacter volaticus genome includes the window GCCGTAGCCGGCTACAATGGGCAAGCCCCCAAAAACGCGCCCAGGGCGTTGCCCATATTGAAGGCGGCCTGCGTGACGGAGGCCCCCAGCATCTCGGCGCCCTTCGAGGTTTGGATCATCAGGATCTGGATGGGCGCAGCCAACGCCAAGGAGCAGCAGCCGGCCACAAACGTCAGCAGCAGCGACAACCCCTGATTTTCGGACACGAAGAAAATAAGCACCAAGGCCCCGGCCATGGCCAGCAGCAGCACCAAACACGCCTGCACCGGTGGAAACCGGTCGGCTAGCTTGCCCCCCACTATATTACCCACGAACATGCCCAGCCCGACCAGCATCATAATGTAGGGCACGTAAGAGGCAGGAAAGCGCGAGACCTCGGTCATGAGCGGGGCGATGTAGCTCACCCAGCAAAACAAGCCCCCCGTCCCGATGGCGGTGATAAGGATAATCAGCCACGTTTCTACGCGCTTAAACAAGGCCAGTTCGGCGCGGTGGCTGCTAGCTTTCTGCACCGGCAGGGCGGGCAGCAAGAAATAAAGGGCCAGCACCGTGAGCAGGCCCGTCCCCCCGACCCCCGCCAGCGCATAGCGCCAGGAATACCCCTGGCCAATAAAGGTGCCCAGGGGAACGGTGAGTAAGTTGGCAATGGTGAGGCCGGCAAACATGACGGAAATCGCTTGGGCCTGCTTGCCTTCGGCGGCCAGCCGGCTCGCCACCACGGACCCAACCCCGAAGAAGGCGCCGTGCGGCAAGCCTGACAGCAGCCGGGTCAAACACAGCACGGTATTGTTGGGGGCAAAGGCTGAGAGCGTGTTGCAGACGGTGAACAGTAGCATTAAGAGCAGCAGTAGCTTTTTCGGGGCCAGGTTGCGCCCCAGCTCCGTCAGCAGCGGGGCCCGATGACGACCCCCAGCGCGTAGGCGGAAATGGCGTAGCCCGCTTGCGGAATGGTGATATTGTAGTCGCGGGCAATGTAGGGCAACAAGCCCATCATGACGAATTCGGTGGTGCCGATGGCCAGCCCTCCCAAGGAGAGCGGCAATAAGTTTTTGTTCACAAGACCAGCAGGTAGAGAGGATAGATAGGAGTACTTGGTCCCAGCGGGAGCATGGCTAGTCGGGGTAGTACTTTCCAAAGCGAGCAGCAGTTGATCAAGTGAGAGCTTACCGTGCACAAACTGCTCGAGCAGGTGCTGCTCAGCGGGGGTAGGCATCAGCCGGGCACCATGCGTCAGCGTCTGGGCGAAAGCGAGCACGCGGCGACGATCCTGGGTCCTGGTCAGCAACGGCCGTTGCTGGCGAAGCCAGTAGGCGAGCGAGTTGGTCATCGTAGCGAGGTGAAGACTTTTCCTTGAGCGGAGCGGCCGCCAAAAAGGGGGTAGGCAGCGTCGGCCTGGGAGAAGTGTACTGAATAAACGAGCAAGCAAGACCGCACGTGGACGCCAATGAGCAGATGAATTGGAAAACCTTTCGTTTAACGCGACGGCTGGCCGCTTGGCTTGGGGGTTACTACGGGTTTGTCGAGCGATAAACCCGTAATTTTGGGCTCCGTAGTCGGCCGCTAGAAATACCTGACAGCTTTAACTTGGCTCTTGAATAATTAATTTTTAGGTACTTACTAGCAGTCTCTTTGATTGTAGCCTCTGGCGAGCATACTTAATAGGCTACCCGGCATGTATTTAACGGGGCGGCTATTCTGCGTACTGCGGGGACTATGCCTTCATCGCCTCTGCCTACTATCGTTTTCCTGCACGGCTACCTGGAAAGCATTCCTCGGTGACCATGTTGTCGAGTGCTAAGTGCTGACCCCAGCCCTGCCTGGCTACGGTACCACTACTCCTGCCTCGGACTACAGCCTAGAAGCCGCGGCCGAGGCGTTGCGAGCAGAGCTGGCCGCGGCTGGCGTGAGCCAGGCGGTCCTGGTGGGGCACAGTATGGGGGCTACGTGGCTCTGGCCTTTGCCGAGCGCTACCCGGGCCTCGTGGCGGGCCTCGGGCTGTTTCACTCCTCGGCCCTGTCCGACAATGAAGAAGATACGCAGCGCCGGGCGCGCAATCGCACCTTTCTGGAGGAACACGGCGTGGCCGCGTATGCCGAGGAGTTTCTACAACCCCAGCTTTCGCCCCAGCACCAGGAATCGTTGGCCAATGAAGTAGCGCAGTTGCAAGCCTTGGCCACAGCCGTACCCCTGGCTGTCGCTCTAGGAAACCTAGAGGCTATTGGGCAGCGCCCAGACCGCCGCGCCGTGCTGGAAAAGGCTACCTACCCCGTCTTATTTATTGCGGGCAAAGACGACCGGGCCGGGCCGCCCGAGAAACCCACGAGGAAAGCCTGCGGCCGGATTACTGCACCGTGGAGTGGCTAGCGGGCGTAGGCCACTTAGGGTTTGTGGAGCGGCCCACCGACACCCGCCGGGCCGTGCGCCAACTGGTGGAGGCAGCCTTCCGCCACTAGACTGCTAACGCAAGCCGAGCGGGCTAGCCGGATTCTCCCTGTTGTGCGCGGTTATAAGATTGTTCAGTTAGGCATCAATTTCGCTCCATCTGCTGACGCTCGCCGCAGTGCTGACATGGCACAGATCCTCACATGGCGTAATGGTCTTGTCCGCCCCACTATATGAGCATTTTCATAGACGAATGAGTGCCTACCAAGCCACCCGCCAAACGACGCAAGAAAGGGAAGAAAATTCTTTTCGTGGCGTCTCACAAAACAAAGCCCCACAACCTATTAAACGGCTGACTTATTGATACTCTTATCGGTAGAAATCCGTCCCTAGGGAAGCTGTCATTCAGGTCTAATAGATTCCTTCTAGCAACTCATAAATACTACATCTTACGAATCGTGGGCATAAGTCTAGTTCTAACTAATCTATGAGTTCCCACTAACTGGTTTGCTTCTGTAATAAATCGAAAATGCTTCCTAAACCTTCCGTAGGTTGTCGTAGGAGAAGACGCATTCTACTTCAAGTTCCCTCTTGCCAAATCGAAAGAGTACATATCAGCTCACAATTTACTCACGTGCCTTAAAATCATATATCTTACTGACCATCAGCAACTGCTATCGCTATGACTTCCGTGTCCGCTCCCTCGGCGCTCGGGGAATTAGACATTCCCTCCGCCTGCGACTTGATGTATCAATTAGGTGAGGAGTTAGCCTGTCTTAACGCCAAGGGCCGTCTCTTGCCGCCGGACTTTCTCCCGGACGTAAGCTTAGCCATGCCCTTGGGTAAATGGGGCCTCCGCAAGTCAGCGCGGGTGCAGCCCATTGCCCAGGCAGATTTAACCCCTGAAAAAGCGGCCCAGCAGTTTTCCGAGTTTGAGGGAGTACTGCTGCAGGCCTTGCTCGCTGGCTACGGCCGGAAGGCGTACCACGTGCTGGAGCCGCAGCACCCCGGTTTCACGGAGCAGTTGCTGGCCTTGCTGCTCCCCGCCCCGTGCCACCGGTTACCCAGCCCCGCCCGGTAGGATACGACTTGAGCCGCGTGCTGCACGCGTATGGGGCCCGCCTACAATTCGACGACGCTACGCCGCAGCTCGTGTTTGCCGCCCCACTGCTCTCGCCCCGCCCCTACCGACGAGGAGTTGGTGCTGGCCTGCGTCATCCTTTTTGTGGGGCAGCTGGACCTAACCGCCTGGCTGACGCAGGTGGCCGCTTGCGAGCCCGAGCGCGAGTTGACCTTGCTACTCGGGGCGCTTGCGCGGGGCGAGCTGCACGAATCTTCCTGGAGCGGCCTCATTCCCCGACTGCTTGGCAGTGATCGGGCACAACGGAAACTGCGCACCCGCCTAGCCAGCCAACCCTGGCCCCTGAACCTGCTGCTGAGTTTGCTGGGGAAGTATATGGCGCGCCCGACCGCTTAGCAGCCATTACCAAGCAATTGTCCTGCTTCCGGTTGCTGCGCGCTACCCTGGACCAGCTCCCCGCCGGGCCGGTGGACCCACCTGCTCCGCGGGGCGTGTGGCTGGCCAGCATCATGGATGGCCTCGACTACTTGGCGCTGCTGGCCGACACGCAGGGCGAGACTAGATCCTCGCTGGAATTAGCGCAGGCAAGCTTAATGAGCTTGCAACTGCTCCCATGTCCGGACGATCCGGCGCAGGCGGAAGCGTGGTGGTCGCGCGTGGAAGCGCAGCACTATCGCTATAGCTGGCACACCCTTTCCCCAGACCAACGCTCAAACAAGTTTATTGTGTGGCGCTACGCCAACTACGTTTGCTCGGTTCGTCTCGCGGCCGAGTCGTTTTGCGAAGCCGCGGGGGAGTGGTACGGGCACGAGCGGGCCAGCAATCAACTCTGGACCGCTACCTGGCACGCCTTAGAAGGGCTGCGGCAGGGCTTGCGTTTGTGCTACGCCCTCGGCCAGCAGCAGGACTTGACCAGTGACCAAGACGGCCGGAATCAGTGGTTGGCTATCAAATTGTTGCTGGACCACTACTTACAGGCGCAGCGGAAGCTCGCGGCCATGATCCGACGCAATCAGCAGCCCAACCGGGATATGTCCTTGTGGGTGCAGGCGATGCTGGATGCCGAGTCGACCCCCTGGGAGCAGACGCAGGTGGGTGGCGACATGTTCCGGGCGGAAGCGGTTCGGGAAGAGTTATACAAGACCTTGCCCACCAAGGGCTACAGCCTGGATACGCACAAGCGCTTGGCCGAGCTAGTGGCCAGCTTAACCGAGAGAGTAGTCGATGATACTTTCAACAAAGCGCGCCAGGAAGTTGATAGTTTAGCTTATTGCCGGGAAGAAGACCAAGTCTACCAGCACGTGCTGGAAAACTTGCTATGGCAGGAGTATCTGCAGCACCTTAAGGCCCTTAGCACGAAGGAAGGCGAACCGGTGATCCCAGTGCCGGAACAGGGATTGACCAAGGCGGACGAGCGGGCCTATTACGAGACGTACCTGGCCGCCCACCCTGAACTGGTCGCGCCACCCGAGGTGCTGAACCTGGCGCCCACCTTGCGCTCGATGATAGAGTGTCGGGCTGAGTACGAATTTCTGCTGGAGCAGCCTACTCTCCCCACGCGCACTCAAGCCTTGCAGCAACTGCTGCAAGAGCCCGTCATTACCCATCTAGCAGAGCGCGCCTTCACCCCGGAGCCCGCCCCAGCGGTAGGGCACTACGCGCTTTACTGGCGCTACGAGCCCTTCCATCAATACCCGGATCCAGTAGGCAGCTGGGGCCTGCAACTCGGGCTGCACCTATCCCGCGTGTGCCTCAACGCGGCCCGGGATCAAGGCTTTTTCTTCTATGACCTCGACCATAACCAGTATGTTCTGGGGCATGTGGCGCTGGTCCGCAAGCAACACGGCCGGTGGGTGCTACACAATGAAGAGTGAGCAGGAGCACCCCTTCACTCATCCCTAGCTCTCGCTTTGGTGCGGGAACGGCTCGTGGGAGGGCATGCTACTTATCCTATTCCCTCTTATTTGTTTCATTCTAAGGAGGAACGTTCTAGGAAGAAACAAGCCTTCGTGTTAGGCTTGATACCCCGTACCAGAAAGACTTTGCACCCCATTGCCATTTCCCAACGCTGTTTGGCAACCCTCCTTAATCCAGCCTAGACAGATCTCTAACGAGCGGTTATCAGCAGTTCCATCCTTTTGGAAGGAAAACCCCACTGACACTTGCCAATCACCTACTTTTCCATCGTTCCAGCGCCTGCTTTAACCACACTGGAGCCTCCTCCAGGAGTGGCATTTCCCCACTGTTCTCCTCTGTTAGTTGAGCAGCCCGTCCCTCCATTTCAGCCAGGCTTGGAACCTTCCATTGCGCCCGTTCTTCGTCGGTCGTGTTTGGCTCGACGTCCCACAACCGGTAGCGGGTGCCATCGGGCACGAGTTGCGTGCCATACTTTTGCGGCTGCCCTTGGTACATGTGCCAGCGGTCCAAGGCAGCCGCGGCCAGCCATTTGCTCGCCTCGAGCCCTAGCTCTACGCTTTTCAATGCCCAGCGGTGCGCCAAGGCGATCTCCTCCACCGTCTCCCCGTGCTGAAAAATTAGGGCGGCGTGGTAGTAATCGTGGGCGGTATGGACCTGTTGCTGGTCCAGGAGTCGTTGCACTTGGTGGCGGCGCGTTTGGTCCTGGCCTCGCAAGGCCACGTAGGCGGGG containing:
- a CDS encoding alpha/beta fold hydrolase, with amino-acid sequence MLTPALPGYGTTTPASDYSLEAAAEALRAELAAAGVSQAVLVGHSMGATWLWPLPSATRASWRASGCFTPRPCPTMKKIRSAGRAIAPFWRNTAWPRMPRSFYNPSFRPSTRNRWPMK